A part of Paenibacillus donghaensis genomic DNA contains:
- a CDS encoding response regulator transcription factor, translating into MYRVFIVDDEPFIIDGLYDIIDWSGLGLEIVGQAENGQQALDALRTVRADILITDISMPVMNGLELIRAVREIQPMLKAIILSGYDEFGYLKEGMALGIENYLLKPINLEEFRATLVTVAEKLNESRAERELSAHSISILKDHVMHRWLRDQIHPQEFKERAAFLGMDIDKPLVLASLLRPEHSHAAVFQTAVEALSGSGGLILFQDLDGVDIVLLHLLSEYQRGKEEAEQVHKRLLDALGGFQPLRLSVGSVEELQGGASLSYVHAKKAQEYFMLYPERNVIHYEELKEAGDSVLQKLPLKWEEDLKLILSKDKQTLLARIDQCFEQLRQLEGITPELLQGISMEWLIRFKLQLREIRHTEEPELFAEGFNRIQSFTSIGELCGIIKEAAVLTIDSLLRDVKSPVVHQVLTYIHDSYNEDISLKTLGAQYNIHPVYLGQLFHKEVNESFTDYINKYRIERAKEQLRTSPLKVHEIARNVGYWETGYFYKQFKKHVGISPTEYKGLV; encoded by the coding sequence ATGTATAGAGTATTCATTGTGGATGATGAGCCGTTTATCATAGATGGCTTGTACGATATCATAGACTGGTCCGGTCTGGGGCTGGAAATTGTCGGCCAGGCTGAGAATGGGCAGCAGGCGCTGGACGCGCTGCGCACGGTCCGGGCAGATATTCTGATTACGGATATCTCCATGCCGGTGATGAACGGGCTGGAATTGATCCGCGCAGTAAGGGAAATCCAGCCCATGCTGAAAGCTATTATATTAAGCGGGTATGATGAGTTCGGCTACCTCAAGGAGGGCATGGCGCTGGGCATTGAGAATTATCTGCTGAAGCCGATTAATCTGGAGGAATTCAGGGCTACACTGGTTACGGTCGCGGAGAAGTTGAACGAATCCAGAGCCGAGCGTGAGCTGAGCGCACACAGCATCTCCATTCTGAAGGATCATGTCATGCACCGCTGGCTCAGAGATCAGATCCATCCCCAGGAGTTCAAGGAGCGTGCGGCGTTTCTGGGAATGGATATAGACAAGCCGCTTGTGCTTGCGTCACTGCTGCGGCCGGAGCATTCCCATGCCGCTGTCTTTCAGACTGCAGTAGAAGCGCTCAGCGGCAGTGGCGGCCTTATTTTATTTCAGGATCTTGACGGCGTGGATATTGTACTGCTGCATCTGCTGAGCGAGTATCAGCGCGGGAAGGAAGAAGCAGAGCAGGTTCACAAGCGGCTGCTGGATGCCCTCGGCGGTTTCCAGCCGCTGCGCCTGTCGGTGGGCAGTGTGGAAGAGCTGCAGGGAGGGGCTTCCCTGAGCTATGTCCATGCCAAGAAGGCGCAGGAATATTTCATGCTCTATCCCGAGCGGAATGTCATTCATTACGAAGAGCTGAAGGAGGCGGGAGATTCCGTCCTGCAGAAGCTTCCCCTGAAATGGGAGGAAGACCTCAAGCTGATCCTGTCCAAAGATAAGCAAACACTGCTTGCCCGGATCGATCAATGCTTCGAGCAGCTGCGGCAGCTGGAGGGCATCACACCGGAGCTGCTTCAAGGGATCTCCATGGAATGGCTGATCCGCTTCAAGCTGCAGCTGAGGGAGATCAGACATACGGAGGAGCCGGAGCTGTTCGCTGAAGGCTTCAACAGAATTCAATCGTTCACCTCGATCGGGGAATTATGCGGCATCATCAAAGAAGCGGCTGTGCTGACCATCGACTCGCTGCTGCGCGATGTCAAGAGTCCGGTAGTCCATCAGGTGCTGACTTATATCCATGACTCCTACAACGAAGATATTTCGCTCAAAACGCTGGGAGCGCAGTACAATATTCATCCGGTGTATCTCGGGCAATTGTTTCATAAAGAGGTTAATGAATCCTTCACGGATTATATTAACAAATACCGGATCGAGCGGGCCAAGGAACAGCTGCGTACCTCACCGCTTAAGGTTCATGAAATCGCCAGGAATGTAGGCTACTGGGAGACCGGTTATTTCTACAAACAATTTAAGAAGCATGTGGGAATTTCCCCGACTGAATATAAAGGGCTTGTCTAG
- a CDS encoding sensor histidine kinase has translation MLPARIYRNYFKNNLFMKIILLFSAIAVVTIITFSYLMFLLMSQAAVERQLEIQKRAVESVSRYIEQKYDFVQTMTTEIYRDSELTANTAYLLEHPYEEYVKYRLDRYFSESNSTTDPVQYFKNKVEDAPDIRTLLLYSAGEQQLYVYNDHKQFEIISTNAAHSFVPDAMYLEEGGSVSVPNVWVRKSISLPDVPMFSVRTPVNNKQSLSNIGQLLVYFDADQIWEGMGNDRKDFKGTILVLSADGDVMFDTSGKFYGQSYPYARQVNSVSTDGEEIGGMRLSKLTHSQGGFTVISAVPKEELAATYSGLRNMIMIICLICLAFAIITPSLFISNFAKRTHRIIKFTRKVKNGDLAARITDVREDELGQISKSFNDMLDELNLHIDRVFKAEIKQKHTEIAALEARVNPHFLYNTLEVIRMRALSQGATDVGEMIYSLSVLFKSYVQPKAKHTLKDELEACRLYLELFRIRYKDRFSYELYCGKELEGRVVLKMSLQPIIENYILHGMRTDKSDNHISIAVNKQGPMLCACVTDNGRGIPPERLVELTQGLRRPEESSGSFGLRSIHERLKLLYGESYGIELKSEVGTGTTVIVYFPDLGEDEPTYV, from the coding sequence ATGCTTCCGGCAAGAATTTACCGTAATTATTTCAAGAACAATCTGTTTATGAAGATTATTTTGCTCTTTTCGGCGATTGCTGTGGTAACGATCATTACGTTCTCCTACCTGATGTTTCTCTTAATGTCTCAGGCCGCAGTCGAGAGGCAGCTGGAGATTCAGAAGCGGGCAGTGGAGAGTGTGAGCCGTTATATTGAGCAGAAGTATGATTTTGTGCAGACGATGACTACCGAGATTTACAGAGACAGCGAGCTGACGGCCAACACCGCATATCTGCTGGAGCACCCCTATGAAGAATATGTGAAGTACCGGCTGGACCGCTATTTCAGCGAGAGCAACTCGACTACAGATCCGGTTCAATATTTCAAGAATAAAGTGGAGGATGCCCCGGATATCCGTACCTTGCTGTTATACAGCGCCGGTGAGCAGCAGCTCTACGTGTATAATGACCACAAGCAATTCGAGATTATCTCGACCAATGCAGCCCATTCCTTCGTGCCCGATGCGATGTATCTGGAGGAGGGAGGGAGTGTTTCCGTTCCCAATGTATGGGTTCGCAAAAGCATCTCCCTGCCTGATGTCCCCATGTTCTCGGTGCGCACCCCGGTGAATAACAAGCAGTCGCTCAGCAATATCGGCCAGCTGCTGGTGTACTTTGATGCCGACCAGATCTGGGAAGGCATGGGCAATGACAGGAAGGATTTCAAAGGCACCATTCTCGTGTTGTCCGCAGACGGGGATGTGATGTTTGATACCTCCGGCAAGTTCTATGGGCAGTCGTATCCTTATGCCCGCCAGGTGAACTCGGTCTCTACGGACGGCGAGGAGATTGGTGGAATGAGACTGTCAAAGCTGACCCACAGCCAGGGCGGGTTCACTGTAATCAGCGCTGTGCCGAAGGAGGAGCTGGCTGCGACCTACAGCGGGCTCCGCAACATGATTATGATCATCTGCCTGATTTGTTTAGCCTTTGCGATTATCACCCCTTCGCTGTTCATCAGCAATTTCGCCAAACGCACACACCGCATTATCAAGTTCACCCGCAAGGTTAAGAATGGCGACTTGGCCGCCCGGATTACCGATGTCAGAGAGGACGAGCTGGGGCAGATCTCCAAGAGCTTCAACGATATGCTGGATGAGCTGAATCTCCATATCGACCGGGTGTTCAAGGCTGAGATCAAGCAGAAGCATACCGAAATTGCAGCGCTTGAAGCCAGAGTTAATCCGCATTTTCTCTATAACACGCTTGAGGTCATCCGCATGCGGGCGCTCTCCCAAGGGGCGACGGATGTGGGCGAGATGATCTACAGCCTGTCCGTTCTGTTCAAGAGTTATGTTCAGCCCAAAGCCAAGCATACCTTGAAGGATGAACTGGAGGCCTGCCGCTTGTACCTGGAGCTGTTCCGTATCCGTTACAAGGACAGATTCTCGTATGAGCTGTACTGCGGGAAGGAGCTGGAAGGCAGAGTGGTTCTGAAAATGTCACTGCAGCCCATTATCGAAAATTACATTCTTCACGGGATGCGGACGGACAAGAGCGACAATCACATCTCTATCGCTGTGAATAAGCAAGGGCCCATGCTGTGTGCCTGTGTGACGGACAACGGGCGCGGCATTCCGCCGGAGCGGCTGGTGGAATTGACACAGGGACTGCGCAGACCCGAGGAGTCATCCGGGTCCTTCGGTCTGCGCAGCATTCATGAAAGGCTGAAGCTGCTGTATGGAGAATCCTATGGGATCGAGCTGAAGAGTGAAGTGGGCACAGGCACGACAGTGATTGTGTATTTCCCCGATCTGGGAGAGGATGAGCCAACATATGTATAG